The genomic window CGCGCCCGCCGAAGAAAAAGCCGAAGTGCGCCAGGTTGCTGATCGCGCCCGCCAGCGTGGCGGTGACGGTCATCAGCAGCATGTCGCGGTTCTTGATGTGCGCCAGCTCGTGCGCGATCACCCCCTCCAGCTCGTCGGGGCTCACCGCGCGCAGGATGCCCTCCGTCACGCAGACCACGGCGTGCTCGGGGTCGCGCCCGGTGGCGAACGCGTTGGGCTGCATGTGCGGCGCGACGGCGACCGTCGGCATCGGCAGCCCCGCGCGCTGGCGCAGGCGGTCGACCATGGCGTACAGCTCGGGCGCCTGCGTGTGGTCGACCACCTGCGCGCCGTACATCCGCAGCACCATCTGCGCGGACCCGAAATAGGCGAAGAAGTTCATCCCCGCCGCCAGCACCAGCGCGATCACCAGACCGCTCTGGCCGCCGATCAGGCTTCCCACCGCGCCCAGCAGGGCGGTGAGGCCGGCCATCATCAGGAAAACCTTCACGTTGTTCATAGTCTCG from Longimicrobium sp. includes these protein-coding regions:
- a CDS encoding zinc metalloprotease HtpX, encoding MNNVKVFLMMAGLTALLGAVGSLIGGQSGLVIALVLAAGMNFFAYFGSAQMVLRMYGAQVVDHTQAPELYAMVDRLRQRAGLPMPTVAVAPHMQPNAFATGRDPEHAVVCVTEGILRAVSPDELEGVIAHELAHIKNRDMLLMTVTATLAGAISNLAHFGFFFGGRDDDRDVNPFVLIAMLILAPLAAMLVQLAISRQREFKADAVGAQISGRPLSLASALRKLEMGAHAIPMEVSPAVAPLAQVNPLAAVRGGGFTKWFSTHPPMEERIAKLEALAGAR